CGGCGGCCACGCGAAGTGGGCGATGATCCAGGGCAATACGCAGCCCGACCGGTGGGGCCTGAAGGGCAAGGAAGATCTCGGCGACGGACTGTCGGCGATCTTCCAGCTGGAAAACGGCTTCTATACGAACAACGGCCAGTTCGCGACGGCGAACACGATCTGGAACCGCGCGGCGTTCGTCGGCCTCAGCGCCGAGCGCTACGGCACGCTGACGCTCGGCCGCCAGACGCCGCTGTCGTTCGACTATCTCGATCCGCTCAGCACCGCGTATCTCGCGCTGAGCTGGTACGCGTTCCATCCCGGCAACATCGACGGGCTCGCCGCGACCGGCAACGTGCCGTACAACAATTCGATCAAGTACCGTTCGCCGACCTTCGCGGGTTTCTCCGCCGCGGCGACACTCGCGCTCGGCAACACGACGAACTTCTCGACCGGCAAATCGGTCGGCGTCGCGCTGAACTATGCGAACGGGCCGTTCAAGGCGTCGGCCGTCTACTCGAACGAGCACGACCGCTCGCTGCTGATCAGCCAGACGGGTATCACGTCGTTCCAGGGGCAAAACACCGCGAACGGTTATCTCGCCAGCAAGGTCGAGAACATCGGCGCGGGCGCGTCGTACCAGATCGGCGACTTCCTCGTGCATGGCCTCTACACGCGCGTGAAGATGCAGTCGAACGGGTTTTCCGACACGTTCCAGAGCTACGACGCGGGCGTGAATTACCGCAGCAGCGCGTTCAACACGATCGCGGGCGGTGCGGCGACCACGACGCTGGCCGGCCGCCGCTGGACGCAGGTCGAACTCGGCGACATCTACGCGTTGTCGAAGCGCACGCAGCTGTATGCGAACGTGCTTTATGAACACGGCTCGGGCGGCGCGAAGGCCGCGTTCTTCACGGCCGGCGTGTCGAGCACCGCGAACCAGGTGATCGTGCTGACCGGCATTCATCACTCGTTCTGAGCGAACTCGGGCACCGCGCCTGCGGTGCCCGAAAACGACAAGAGCGGCCCGCGGGCCGCTCTTGTCGTTGCGATGCCGCGCACCGCGGCCGGCTCGATGCGCGAGCGTCAGAACATC
This is a stretch of genomic DNA from Burkholderia cenocepacia. It encodes these proteins:
- a CDS encoding porin, producing the protein MVKHAVAAAVIGMGAASGAWAQSSVVLYGSMDAGVAYVNNVGGHAKWAMIQGNTQPDRWGLKGKEDLGDGLSAIFQLENGFYTNNGQFATANTIWNRAAFVGLSAERYGTLTLGRQTPLSFDYLDPLSTAYLALSWYAFHPGNIDGLAATGNVPYNNSIKYRSPTFAGFSAAATLALGNTTNFSTGKSVGVALNYANGPFKASAVYSNEHDRSLLISQTGITSFQGQNTANGYLASKVENIGAGASYQIGDFLVHGLYTRVKMQSNGFSDTFQSYDAGVNYRSSAFNTIAGGAATTTLAGRRWTQVELGDIYALSKRTQLYANVLYEHGSGGAKAAFFTAGVSSTANQVIVLTGIHHSF